The Streptomyces phaeolivaceus genome has a window encoding:
- a CDS encoding UDP-N-acetylmuramoyl-L-alanyl-D-glutamate--2,6-diaminopimelate ligase, protein MTMITPDPGNHAPRHRSHKPSLRPRRGVPGTLTAVPHADQSQTTQKGVPVTYPGPPRPTQVSATPLAELAGQVGAEQPGSAAEITGITHDSRAVRPGDLYAALPGARLHGADFVDQAVGLGAVAVLTDPTGAERATAAGLPALVVANPRARMGELAATIYGRPGRDLLQIGITGTSGKTTTAYLIEGGLRTVRSTGLIGTVETRIGDEHVKSERTTPEATDLQALFAVMSERGVDSVVMEVSSHALVLGRVDGCVFDVAVFNNLSPEHMEFHSDMEDYFRAKAQLFTPERSRLGVVNLDDEYGRRLVDEAGVPVVTFSAEGHPDADWRAEDVRVGPMDSTFTVVGPKGERITARSPLPGTFNVANTLAAVAALAVAGIDPQTAADGIAAVPGVPGRLERVDAGQPYLAVVDYAHKTDAVESVLKALRKVTEGRLHVVLGCGGDRDTTKRGPMGAAMARLSDTAVLTSDNPRSEDPLAILATMLRGAATVPAHERGEVLLFEDRAAAIAAVVARARPGDTVLVAGKGHEQGQDIAGVVRPFDDRQVLREAIQQTQG, encoded by the coding sequence GTGACCATGATCACTCCCGACCCCGGGAACCACGCACCACGGCACCGCTCGCACAAACCCTCGCTTCGCCCCCGCAGGGGTGTGCCCGGTACGCTCACCGCCGTGCCACACGCTGATCAGTCCCAAACCACCCAGAAGGGCGTTCCTGTGACATATCCGGGACCGCCCAGGCCGACCCAGGTCTCCGCCACACCCCTCGCGGAGCTCGCCGGCCAGGTGGGTGCCGAGCAGCCGGGCAGCGCCGCTGAGATCACGGGCATCACCCATGACTCGCGGGCCGTCCGACCCGGCGATCTGTACGCCGCCCTGCCCGGTGCCCGTCTGCACGGCGCCGACTTCGTGGACCAGGCGGTCGGCCTCGGCGCCGTCGCCGTGCTCACCGACCCGACCGGCGCCGAGCGCGCCACCGCCGCCGGACTGCCCGCGCTCGTCGTTGCGAACCCGCGCGCGCGGATGGGCGAGCTGGCCGCCACGATCTACGGCCGGCCGGGCCGCGATCTGCTCCAGATCGGCATCACCGGCACCTCCGGCAAGACCACCACCGCGTATCTGATCGAGGGCGGTCTGCGGACCGTCCGCTCCACCGGCCTCATCGGCACGGTCGAGACGCGCATCGGCGACGAGCACGTCAAGTCCGAGCGCACCACCCCCGAGGCCACCGACCTCCAGGCCCTCTTCGCCGTCATGAGCGAACGCGGTGTCGACTCGGTCGTCATGGAGGTCTCCAGCCACGCGCTGGTCCTCGGCCGGGTCGACGGCTGCGTCTTCGACGTGGCCGTCTTCAACAACCTCAGCCCGGAACACATGGAGTTCCACTCCGACATGGAGGACTACTTCCGGGCCAAGGCACAGCTCTTCACCCCGGAGCGCAGCAGGCTCGGCGTCGTCAACCTCGACGACGAGTACGGCCGCCGCCTCGTCGACGAGGCCGGTGTCCCGGTCGTCACCTTCTCCGCCGAGGGGCACCCGGACGCCGACTGGCGGGCCGAGGACGTCCGGGTCGGGCCGATGGACTCCACGTTCACCGTGGTCGGGCCCAAGGGCGAGCGGATCACCGCCAGGTCGCCGCTGCCGGGCACTTTCAACGTCGCCAACACGCTGGCGGCCGTCGCCGCGCTGGCCGTCGCCGGGATCGACCCGCAGACCGCCGCCGACGGCATCGCCGCCGTACCGGGCGTGCCGGGCCGCCTGGAGCGTGTCGACGCCGGGCAGCCGTATCTCGCGGTCGTCGACTACGCCCACAAGACGGACGCCGTCGAGTCGGTCCTCAAGGCGCTGCGCAAGGTCACCGAGGGCCGTCTGCACGTCGTCCTCGGCTGCGGCGGCGACCGGGACACGACCAAACGCGGGCCGATGGGCGCCGCCATGGCCCGGCTCTCCGACACCGCCGTACTGACCTCCGACAACCCCCGCTCCGAGGACCCCCTCGCCATCCTCGCCACCATGCTCCGGGGCGCGGCCACCGTGCCCGCGCACGAGCGCGGGGAGGTCCTCCTCTTCGAGGACCGGGCCGCCGCGATCGCCGCGGTGGTGGCGCGCGCGCGACCCGGCGACACCGTGCTGGTCGCGGGCAAGGGCCATGAGCAGGGCCAGGACATCGCCGGCGTGGTCCGTCCCTTCGACGACCGCCAGGTGCTCCGCGAAGCTATCCAGCAGACCCAGGGATGA
- a CDS encoding peptidoglycan D,D-transpeptidase FtsI family protein encodes MVSLALTLVMIAFVVRLLQVQAVDASEYAAKADQNRYVGRVLAAERGGITDRNGVALAISTDANDITADPTMFTREQLKVDDGPEQAAALLAPILGADQDALTEKLRTKNTRYVLLARRQTPQVWNQISDLKSALVQRARTEKGTVNVLAGVFQEPSTKRVYPNGDLAAGILGWVNAEGKGGGGIEQQLNNRLAGKDGKIRYAQSGGRLVPTAGSTETPAVAGSDVELTIDRDIQWAAQNAITEQVKKSEADRGYVIVQDTRTGEILAMANSPGFDPNDLTKANPDALGNTALQDAYEPGSTAKVMSMAAVLEENVATPATHVVVPNRLHRGDRLFKDDIDHPTWYLTLNGVLAKSSNIGTILATGELGRNQQESNKILYNYLRKFGIGDYTGLGFPGETKGILAEPGDWSTSQQYTIPFGQGVSMNAMQAASVYSTIANGGVRVEPTLVRGTEGPDGRFTPSPKPEKTRVVSEKTAKTLARMLESVVDDEEGTGTKARIPGYRVAGKTGTANRVDPATGRYRGYTSSFAGFAPADKPRITVYCAIQNATKGNYFGGQICGPIYKEVMEFALKTLQVPPTGAKPANLPVAFTP; translated from the coding sequence ATGGTGAGCCTCGCGCTGACCCTGGTGATGATCGCCTTCGTCGTACGGCTGCTCCAGGTGCAGGCCGTCGACGCGAGCGAGTACGCCGCCAAGGCCGACCAGAACCGTTACGTCGGCCGGGTGCTGGCCGCCGAGCGCGGCGGGATCACCGACCGCAACGGCGTCGCCCTGGCGATCAGCACCGACGCCAACGACATCACGGCCGACCCGACGATGTTCACGCGTGAGCAGCTGAAGGTCGACGACGGACCCGAGCAGGCCGCCGCGCTCCTCGCGCCGATCCTCGGCGCCGACCAGGACGCGCTGACCGAGAAGCTCCGCACGAAGAACACGCGCTATGTGCTCCTCGCCCGCCGCCAGACCCCCCAGGTCTGGAACCAGATCAGCGACCTGAAGTCCGCGCTCGTCCAGCGGGCCAGGACGGAGAAGGGCACCGTCAACGTCCTGGCCGGCGTCTTCCAGGAGCCCAGCACCAAGCGCGTGTACCCCAACGGCGACCTCGCCGCCGGGATACTGGGCTGGGTCAACGCCGAGGGCAAGGGCGGGGGTGGCATCGAGCAGCAGTTGAACAACCGTTTGGCAGGCAAGGACGGCAAGATCCGCTACGCCCAGTCCGGCGGCCGGCTCGTGCCCACGGCCGGCTCCACCGAGACCCCGGCCGTGGCCGGCTCCGACGTCGAGCTGACCATCGACCGCGACATCCAGTGGGCCGCGCAGAACGCCATCACCGAGCAGGTGAAGAAGTCCGAGGCCGACCGGGGCTACGTGATAGTGCAGGACACCCGCACCGGCGAGATCCTCGCCATGGCCAACTCGCCCGGCTTCGACCCCAACGACCTCACCAAGGCGAACCCTGACGCGCTCGGCAACACGGCCCTCCAGGACGCCTACGAGCCCGGCTCCACCGCCAAGGTCATGTCGATGGCCGCCGTACTGGAGGAGAACGTGGCCACGCCCGCGACGCATGTCGTCGTGCCCAACAGGCTGCACCGGGGCGACCGGCTCTTCAAGGACGACATCGACCACCCGACCTGGTACCTGACGCTCAACGGCGTCCTCGCCAAGTCCAGCAACATCGGCACCATCCTCGCCACCGGCGAACTCGGCAGGAACCAGCAGGAGTCCAACAAGATCCTCTACAACTACCTGCGCAAGTTCGGCATCGGCGACTACACCGGCCTCGGCTTCCCCGGCGAGACCAAGGGCATCCTCGCCGAGCCCGGCGACTGGTCGACCTCGCAGCAGTACACGATCCCCTTCGGCCAGGGCGTGTCGATGAACGCCATGCAGGCGGCGTCCGTCTACTCGACGATCGCCAACGGCGGCGTACGCGTCGAACCCACCCTCGTCCGGGGCACCGAGGGACCGGACGGCCGCTTCACCCCCTCTCCCAAGCCCGAGAAGACCCGGGTCGTCAGCGAGAAGACGGCGAAGACCCTCGCGCGGATGCTGGAGTCCGTCGTGGACGACGAGGAGGGCACCGGCACCAAGGCGCGCATCCCCGGCTACCGGGTCGCGGGCAAGACGGGTACGGCCAACCGTGTGGATCCGGCCACCGGCAGATACCGCGGCTACACCTCGTCGTTCGCCGGGTTCGCGCCCGCCGACAAGCCGAGGATCACCGTCTACTGCGCGATCCAGAACGCCACCAAGGGCAACTACTTCGGCGGCCAGATCTGCGGACCCATCTACAAGGAGGTCATGGAGTTCGCCCTGAAGACCCTCCAGGTCCCGCCCACCGGGGCGAAGCCCGCGAACCTGCCCGTCGCCTTCACCCCCTGA
- the rsmH gene encoding 16S rRNA (cytosine(1402)-N(4))-methyltransferase RsmH — protein MSNSRHVPVMLQRCLDMLAPALTEPGAVVVDCTLGLGGHSEALLTRFPEARLVALDRDKEALRLSGERLAPFGERATLVHAVYDELPDVLDRLGIPRVQGVLFDLGVSSMQLDEADRGFAYAQDAPLDMRMDQTTGTSAAEVLNTYAPGELVRILRAYGEEKQAKRIVSAIVRERDREPFTNSARLVELIRDSLPQAAKRTGGNPAKRTFQALRIEVNGELTVLERAIPAAVKALAVGGRIAVLSYHSLEDRLVKQVFAAGAATTAPPGLPVVPERYQPRLKLLTRGAELPTEEEVAENRRAAPARLRGAERVREDVE, from the coding sequence TTGAGCAACAGCCGCCACGTCCCCGTCATGCTCCAGCGCTGTCTGGACATGCTGGCCCCGGCCCTTACGGAGCCCGGCGCGGTGGTGGTCGACTGCACACTCGGCCTCGGCGGCCACAGCGAGGCCCTCCTCACCCGGTTCCCCGAGGCACGCCTCGTCGCCCTCGACCGCGACAAGGAGGCCCTGCGCCTCTCCGGCGAACGACTCGCCCCCTTCGGCGAGCGCGCCACCCTCGTGCACGCCGTCTACGACGAACTCCCCGACGTCCTCGACCGCCTGGGCATCCCGCGCGTCCAGGGCGTCCTGTTCGACCTCGGGGTCTCCTCCATGCAACTCGACGAGGCCGACCGGGGCTTCGCGTACGCCCAGGACGCCCCCCTCGACATGCGGATGGACCAGACGACCGGCACGAGCGCGGCCGAGGTCCTCAACACCTACGCGCCGGGCGAACTCGTCCGGATCCTCCGGGCGTACGGCGAGGAGAAGCAGGCCAAGCGGATCGTCTCCGCGATCGTGCGCGAGCGCGACAGGGAGCCCTTCACCAACAGCGCCCGCCTCGTCGAACTGATCCGCGACTCCCTGCCGCAGGCCGCCAAGCGCACCGGCGGCAACCCCGCCAAGCGCACCTTCCAGGCGCTGCGCATCGAGGTCAACGGCGAACTCACCGTTCTGGAGCGGGCGATCCCCGCCGCCGTGAAGGCCCTCGCGGTCGGCGGCCGGATCGCCGTGCTGTCGTACCACTCGCTCGAAGACCGGCTGGTGAAGCAGGTGTTCGCGGCGGGCGCCGCCACCACCGCGCCCCCCGGACTGCCCGTCGTCCCCGAGCGCTATCAGCCGAGGCTCAAGCTCCTCACCCGTGGTGCCGAACTTCCCACCGAGGAAGAGGTCGCCGAGAACCGGCGCGCCGCCCCCGCACGTCTGCGCGGGGCGGAACGCGTGCGGGAGGACGTCGAATGA
- a CDS encoding beta-class carbonic anhydrase has protein sequence MTTSAAVPTGPEGAISDGTVTDRLVEANERYAAAFTDPGMDARPVLRVAVVACMDARLDLHDALGLELGDCHTIRNAGGVVTDDVIRSLTISQRKLGTRSVVLIHHTGCGLEALTEDFRTELEAEVGQRPAWAVESFRDVDQDVRQSMQRVRTNPFLPHSDDVRGFVFDVRTGLLREIDPA, from the coding sequence ATGACGACCTCCGCAGCAGTTCCCACGGGCCCCGAAGGCGCCATATCCGACGGCACCGTCACCGACCGCCTCGTCGAGGCGAACGAGCGCTATGCCGCCGCGTTCACCGACCCGGGGATGGACGCCCGCCCCGTCCTCCGTGTCGCGGTCGTGGCCTGCATGGACGCCCGCCTCGACCTGCACGACGCGCTCGGCCTGGAGCTGGGCGACTGCCACACCATCCGCAACGCGGGCGGCGTGGTCACCGACGACGTGATCCGCTCCCTCACCATCAGCCAGCGCAAGCTCGGCACCCGCAGCGTCGTCCTCATCCACCACACCGGCTGCGGCCTGGAGGCCCTGACCGAGGACTTCCGCACCGAGCTGGAGGCCGAGGTCGGCCAGCGTCCGGCCTGGGCGGTGGAGTCCTTCCGGGACGTGGACCAGGACGTGCGGCAGTCCATGCAGCGGGTGCGCACCAACCCGTTCCTGCCGCACTCCGACGATGTGCGCGGCTTCGTCTTCGACGTCAGGACGGGTCTGCTCCGGGAGATCGACCCGGCCTGA
- a CDS encoding AAA family ATPase gives MTTYDDRASLTDLTSTVERVRSSVEGVIEGKPEVVRLSLTVLLAEGHLLIEDVPGVGKTMLAKALARSIDCSVRRIQFTPDLLPSDITGVSIWDQQRKEFEFKPGAIFSQIVIGDEINRASPKTQSALLESLEERQVTIDGTTYELPTPFMVVATQNPVEMEGTYPLPEAQRDRFMARVSVGYPSPEAELQMLDVHGGVSPLEDMQPVAHAHEIVKLIEAVRGVHVAETVRRYAVDLVGATRSHPDLRLGASPRATLHLLRAARATAALSGREYALPDDIQSLAVAILAHRLLPTAQAQLNRRTPEQVVQEILQRTPVPQAPQAQSGFGSAHTAPAYPQQPPRRLG, from the coding sequence GTGACGACCTATGACGATCGAGCGAGCCTCACTGATCTGACCAGCACTGTGGAGCGAGTCCGCAGTTCGGTCGAAGGAGTGATCGAGGGCAAGCCTGAGGTCGTACGGCTTTCGCTGACAGTGCTGCTCGCCGAGGGACATCTTCTGATCGAGGATGTCCCCGGCGTCGGCAAGACCATGCTGGCCAAGGCGCTGGCGCGGTCCATCGACTGCTCGGTGCGACGAATCCAGTTCACGCCGGACCTGCTGCCGTCGGACATCACGGGTGTGTCCATCTGGGACCAGCAGCGCAAGGAGTTCGAGTTCAAGCCGGGCGCGATCTTCTCTCAGATCGTGATCGGCGACGAGATCAACCGAGCCTCGCCGAAGACTCAGTCCGCGCTCCTGGAGTCCCTGGAGGAGCGCCAGGTCACGATCGACGGCACGACGTACGAGCTGCCGACCCCCTTCATGGTGGTGGCGACCCAGAACCCGGTGGAGATGGAGGGCACCTACCCGCTGCCGGAGGCCCAGCGCGACCGCTTCATGGCCCGTGTCTCCGTCGGCTACCCCAGCCCGGAGGCCGAGCTGCAGATGCTCGACGTCCACGGCGGGGTCTCGCCGCTGGAGGACATGCAGCCGGTGGCGCACGCGCACGAGATCGTGAAGCTGATCGAGGCCGTCCGGGGCGTGCACGTCGCGGAAACGGTCCGGCGGTACGCGGTGGACCTGGTCGGCGCGACCCGCAGCCACCCGGATCTCAGACTCGGCGCCTCGCCGCGCGCCACGCTGCATCTGCTGCGTGCGGCGAGGGCGACCGCCGCCCTGAGCGGCCGGGAGTACGCACTGCCGGACGACATCCAGTCGCTGGCCGTGGCCATCCTCGCCCACCGGCTGCTGCCCACCGCCCAGGCCCAGCTCAACCGGCGTACGCCGGAGCAGGTCGTGCAGGAGATCCTGCAGCGCACGCCGGTGCCGCAGGCTCCGCAGGCGCAGAGCGGCTTCGGGTCGGCGCACACCGCGCCCGCGTATCCGCAGCAGCCGCCGCGGAGGCTTGGATGA
- a CDS encoding DUF58 domain-containing protein has translation MSTGGPAPAPEQDKGGPRTALAGLTTRGRSFLAAGVAAAVCAYVLGQSDLLRVGLLLAVLPLVCATVLYRTRYRVAGSRRLSPARVPAGSEARVHLRMDNVSRLPTGLLMLQDRVPYVLGPRPRFVLDRVEAGGRREVSYRVRSDLRGRYPLGPLQLRLTDPFGMCELTRSFSTFDTLTVVPRVEALPPVRLSGEAKGYGDGRHRSLALAGEDDIIPRGYRHGDDLRRVHWRSTARYGELMVRREEQPQRARCTVLLDTRAEAFLGAGPDSAFEWAVSGAASMLVHMLERGFSVRLLTDTGSSVPGEGADGFAGASQESADAAGLMMDTLAVIDHSDGTGLSPAYDVLRGGNEGLLVAFLGDLDEEQATVIGKMRQRSGGAVAFLLDSEAWTTEPGEVPGAGSASEESLRLLHEAGWTALTVPRGASLTDLWRQADQQRTGVVSGSGMEGWS, from the coding sequence ATGAGCACCGGCGGGCCGGCACCGGCCCCGGAGCAGGACAAGGGCGGGCCGCGCACGGCCCTCGCCGGGCTCACCACGCGCGGGCGCTCGTTCCTGGCCGCCGGTGTGGCGGCGGCCGTCTGCGCTTACGTCCTCGGGCAGAGCGATCTGCTGCGGGTGGGCCTGCTGCTGGCGGTGCTGCCGCTGGTCTGCGCGACCGTGCTGTACCGCACCCGCTATCGGGTCGCGGGCAGCCGCCGGCTCTCCCCCGCGCGCGTGCCCGCCGGCAGCGAGGCCCGCGTCCATCTGCGGATGGACAATGTCTCGCGGCTGCCCACCGGACTGCTGATGCTCCAGGACCGGGTGCCGTACGTGCTCGGTCCGCGCCCGAGGTTCGTCCTCGACCGGGTGGAGGCGGGCGGGCGCCGCGAGGTGTCGTACCGCGTCCGCTCCGATCTGCGGGGCCGCTACCCGCTGGGCCCGCTCCAGCTGCGCCTGACCGACCCGTTCGGCATGTGCGAGCTGACCCGGTCCTTCTCGACCTTCGACACCCTGACGGTCGTCCCGCGCGTGGAGGCGCTCCCGCCGGTGCGGCTGAGCGGGGAGGCCAAGGGGTACGGCGACGGCAGGCACCGCTCGCTGGCCCTGGCGGGCGAGGACGACATCATCCCGCGCGGGTACCGGCACGGCGACGATCTGCGCCGGGTGCACTGGCGTTCGACCGCGCGATACGGCGAGCTGATGGTGCGCCGCGAGGAGCAGCCGCAGCGTGCCCGGTGCACGGTGCTGCTGGACACCCGGGCCGAGGCCTTCCTCGGCGCGGGCCCGGACTCGGCCTTCGAGTGGGCCGTCTCCGGCGCCGCCTCCATGCTGGTCCACATGCTCGAACGGGGCTTCTCCGTACGGCTGTTGACGGACACCGGCAGCTCGGTGCCCGGTGAGGGCGCCGACGGGTTCGCGGGCGCCAGCCAGGAGTCCGCCGACGCGGCCGGACTGATGATGGACACCCTCGCGGTGATCGACCACTCCGACGGCACGGGCCTGTCACCCGCGTACGACGTGCTGCGCGGCGGCAACGAGGGGCTGCTGGTCGCCTTCCTCGGCGACCTCGACGAGGAGCAGGCGACGGTGATCGGCAAGATGCGTCAGCGCAGCGGCGGGGCGGTCGCCTTCCTGCTGGACAGCGAGGCGTGGACGACCGAACCGGGCGAGGTGCCCGGTGCCGGGAGCGCGAGCGAGGAGTCGCTGCGGCTGCTGCACGAGGCGGGCTGGACGGCGCTGACCGTGCCGCGCGGCGCCTCGCTGACGGACCTGTGGCGCCAGGCGGACCAGCAGCGCACCGGTGTGGTGTCCGGGAGCGGCATGGAGGGATGGTCATGA
- a CDS encoding transglutaminase TgpA family protein, whose amino-acid sequence MSGRARLALCAWAATIMAACALLPLVDPATWIFQAALMLGVQTGVGALTRRVPLARPLTVAAQALVTLMMLTLVFAREQAVAGIVPGPETFQYFGTLLQTGAEDVGRYAIPAPLSDGIRLMIIGGVLVIGLLVDALAVTFRSAAPAGLPLLALYSVAAGLSDGAAWLWFVLASAGYLLLLLTESRDRLSQWGRVFGGASHTPRPESSGGAVAPVRTGRRIGAVALGIALVVPLGLPSLDGGLLDGTGAGIGAGSGGGGTISAVNPLVSLRDSLNVDEDRQVLSYRTNTDNVQEMYLRIVSLDDFDGTSWKPTERSITEVPDDFGTPTGLSTDVKRSTITTRIVAAENYEQDWLPMPYPVTGVDIDGDWRYEPVGRTLVGDHDQDTRGAQYTVESLIVQPTAEQLSSAPEPPPSLRREYTKVPASLPPVVAQTALEVTKGATNNYERAVKLQDWFAFSGEFTYDTEVRSGTGARAIARFLQEKEGFCVHFSFAMASMARTLGIPARVAVGFTPGTPQTNGTMSVGLRDAHAWPELYFEGVGWTRFEPTPNRGSTPPYTVPEDTGTGGLPEVPRPSQSATAEPSAEPSASASCTPQEVKLGACASESAAAVAGGDDDKRSFWGLLFFSPWTLLILPGALLVLAIPLLPMLWRLRVRSVRLGAHDGTVAKSARGTTPARDVTGEAGGGGPVGSPAPAGGASGYGRTEAAAAHALAAWQEVADTAWDYGIAPDESQTPRKAAARIVRLGELEPSAAEAVHRVAAAVEQVLFAPRPQIPAGLARDAHQVEVGLRAHAGRRTKLRALLLPRSAIRVVWALSARWADTRDELLSRVPAPRLPWRRPSPGQNS is encoded by the coding sequence ATGAGCGGGCGGGCGAGGCTGGCGCTGTGCGCCTGGGCCGCCACGATCATGGCGGCGTGCGCGCTGCTGCCACTGGTCGATCCGGCGACCTGGATCTTCCAGGCGGCCCTGATGCTGGGCGTGCAGACCGGCGTGGGAGCGCTCACGCGACGGGTCCCGCTGGCCCGGCCGCTGACCGTGGCCGCGCAGGCGCTGGTCACACTGATGATGCTGACGCTGGTCTTCGCCCGGGAGCAGGCGGTGGCCGGGATCGTCCCCGGCCCGGAGACGTTCCAGTACTTCGGGACGCTGCTGCAGACGGGCGCCGAGGACGTCGGCCGGTACGCCATCCCGGCGCCGCTGAGCGACGGCATCCGGCTGATGATCATCGGCGGTGTGCTGGTGATAGGCCTGCTGGTGGACGCGCTCGCGGTGACGTTCCGCTCCGCGGCCCCGGCCGGTCTGCCGCTGCTCGCGCTGTACTCGGTCGCCGCGGGGCTCTCCGACGGCGCCGCGTGGCTGTGGTTCGTGCTGGCCTCCGCCGGCTATCTGCTGCTGCTCCTGACCGAGAGCCGTGACCGGCTCTCGCAGTGGGGCCGGGTCTTCGGCGGCGCGTCGCACACCCCGCGCCCGGAGTCCTCGGGCGGCGCGGTGGCCCCGGTGCGCACCGGGCGGCGGATCGGCGCGGTGGCGCTGGGCATCGCCCTGGTGGTGCCGCTCGGGCTGCCGTCCCTCGACGGCGGGCTGCTGGACGGCACGGGCGCCGGTATCGGCGCCGGCTCCGGTGGCGGCGGGACGATCTCCGCGGTGAACCCGCTGGTGTCGCTGCGCGACAGCCTGAACGTGGACGAGGACCGCCAGGTCCTGTCGTACCGCACCAACACGGACAACGTGCAGGAGATGTATCTGCGGATCGTCTCCCTGGACGACTTCGACGGCACCTCCTGGAAGCCGACCGAACGCTCCATCACCGAGGTGCCGGACGACTTCGGCACACCCACGGGCCTCAGCACCGACGTCAAGCGGTCGACGATCACGACCCGGATCGTCGCGGCGGAGAACTACGAGCAGGACTGGCTGCCGATGCCCTACCCGGTGACGGGCGTGGACATCGACGGCGACTGGCGGTACGAGCCCGTCGGGCGCACCCTCGTCGGTGACCACGACCAGGACACCCGGGGCGCCCAGTACACGGTCGAGAGCCTGATCGTGCAGCCCACGGCCGAGCAGCTGTCCTCGGCGCCGGAACCCCCGCCGTCCCTGCGGCGGGAGTACACCAAGGTGCCGGCCTCGCTGCCGCCGGTGGTGGCGCAGACGGCGCTGGAGGTCACCAAGGGCGCGACGAACAACTACGAGCGGGCGGTGAAGCTGCAGGACTGGTTCGCGTTCAGCGGCGAGTTCACGTACGACACCGAGGTGCGCTCCGGTACGGGCGCCCGTGCGATAGCCAGGTTCCTCCAGGAGAAGGAGGGCTTCTGTGTCCACTTCTCCTTCGCGATGGCGTCCATGGCCCGCACGCTGGGCATACCGGCCCGGGTGGCGGTGGGCTTCACCCCGGGCACCCCGCAGACGAACGGCACGATGTCGGTGGGTCTGCGCGACGCGCACGCCTGGCCGGAGTTGTACTTCGAGGGTGTGGGCTGGACCCGCTTCGAGCCGACCCCCAACCGTGGTTCGACTCCCCCCTACACGGTGCCCGAGGACACCGGCACCGGCGGCCTGCCCGAGGTGCCCCGGCCCTCTCAGTCGGCGACCGCGGAGCCGTCGGCCGAGCCGTCCGCGAGCGCGAGCTGCACCCCGCAGGAGGTGAAGCTCGGTGCCTGCGCGAGCGAGTCCGCGGCTGCGGTGGCGGGTGGGGACGACGACAAGCGCTCGTTCTGGGGCCTGCTGTTCTTCTCGCCCTGGACGCTGCTGATCCTTCCGGGCGCGCTGCTGGTGCTGGCGATCCCGTTGCTGCCGATGCTGTGGCGGCTGCGGGTCCGGTCCGTACGACTGGGCGCGCACGACGGCACGGTGGCCAAGAGCGCCCGCGGAACCACTCCGGCACGGGACGTGACCGGCGAGGCAGGGGGCGGCGGGCCGGTCGGTTCCCCGGCCCCGGCGGGCGGAGCCTCCGGGTACGGCCGTACGGAGGCCGCGGCCGCCCATGCGCTGGCCGCCTGGCAGGAGGTGGCCGACACGGCGTGGGACTACGGGATCGCGCCGGACGAGTCGCAGACGCCCCGTAAGGCCGCCGCGCGGATCGTGCGGCTGGGCGAGCTGGAACCGTCGGCGGCGGAGGCGGTGCACCGGGTCGCGGCGGCGGTGGAGCAGGTCCTGTTCGCTCCACGTCCGCAGATCCCGGCGGGCCTCGCCCGGGACGCCCACCAGGTGGAGGTCGGCCTCAGGGCGCACGCCGGGCGCCGGACGAAGCTCCGGGCACTGCTGCTGCCGCGTTCGGCCATCCGGGTGGTCTGGGCGCTGTCCGCCCGCTGGGCGGACACCAGGGACGAGTTGCTGTCCCGGGTCCCGGCGCCGCGCCTGCCCTGGCGGCGCCCCTCACCGGGCCAGAACAGCTAG
- a CDS encoding DUF3040 domain-containing protein → MPLSEHEQRMLEQMERALYAEDPKFASALEGSGLRTYTRRRVYQAVAGFLVGIALLMAGMVAQQIWVSVVGFLVMLGCAVLAVTGWRKAPKPGEQPTGAAGSAGERRQPRQRRSMMDRIEQRWQRRRDEQGGH, encoded by the coding sequence GTGCCGCTCTCAGAGCACGAGCAGCGCATGCTCGAGCAGATGGAGCGAGCGCTGTACGCCGAAGATCCCAAGTTCGCGTCAGCGCTTGAGGGAAGCGGGCTGCGTACGTACACCCGGCGGCGGGTCTACCAGGCGGTCGCGGGCTTTCTGGTGGGTATCGCGCTCCTCATGGCCGGAATGGTCGCACAGCAGATCTGGGTCAGCGTGGTGGGGTTCCTCGTCATGCTGGGCTGCGCCGTGCTCGCCGTCACCGGTTGGCGCAAGGCCCCCAAGCCGGGTGAGCAGCCCACCGGTGCCGCAGGCTCCGCCGGTGAGCGTCGTCAGCCACGACAGCGCCGCTCCATGATGGACCGAATCGAACAGCGCTGGCAGCGCCGTCGTGACGAGCAGGGCGGCCACTGA